DNA sequence from the Methanofollis formosanus genome:
CGATCTGGCTGAGTGCCGTGCCAGTGAGGACTGAGGTCTGGAGCGACGAGCCGATGAGGGAGGTGACGGCAGCGGCGACGACGCTCTTGCCCAGGATGACGGCGAGAGCGAGGGCCAGCACGGTCCCGGGATGAGCGACGACGAACCCGAGGTCCAGGAGCATCCCGACCGAGACGAAGAAGAAACTGGTGAAGACATCCTTGAAGGGGAGGACCGTGCCGAGGGCTTCATGGGCGTATTCGGACTCCGAGATGATCAGCCCGGCGAGGAATGCGCCGAGGGAGAGGGAGAGCCCGGCGCTCTGGGTGAGCCAGGCGGTGAAGAGACAGACGACGATGATGGAGAGGAGAAAGATCTCGCGGCTCCGCAGCCTGGCGGCATGGAAGAGGAGTTTTGGAACAAGCCACTTTGCCGAGACGACCACGTAGGCGATGAGCCCGGCCGAGGTGAGGAGGAAGGCCAGGACCGCCCCGGTGCCGGGTTCGCCGCCCTCCCCGGCGAGGAAGGGGACGAGGAGCATCATCGGGATGATGACCAGGTCCTGGAAGATGAGGATCCCGAGGGCGGTGCGGCCGTGTGGGCTCTCCACTTCTGAGCGTTCCTGGAGAAGCGAGAGGACGATGGCGGTGCTGGAGAGTGAGAGAAGAAACCCGAAGAAGATCGCATGGCCCGGTGCGAGCCCGAAGAAAAGGCCGGCCGCCGCAACTGCGAGGACGGTGAGGACCACCTGAAGGCTGCCGCCGACGAGCACGGCCCGGCGGATCCGCAGCAGGTGCTGGAACGAGAACTCCATCCCGATGGTGAAGAGGAGGAGGACCACCCCGAGTTCGGCGAGACTCTGGACGCTCTGGGGATCGTCGATGAGCCCGAGGGCGTGTGGCCCGGCGACCATCCCGGTGATGAGAAAACCGACGATGCCCGGGATCTTCAGCCGCGAGCAGAGAAAGAGAATGGCGATGGAGAGAGCGAAGATGACAATGATGTCGTTGAGGATCAGATCTTCCATGCAGGGACTCCTGATCATCTATCTCGATCGGATCTGAAGTACGTTTGCAGGGTTCCCTCTCCTTTCGACAGGGCGTGAGTGAGGAACGCCGCTCCATCGTCGCCTCTACCTATCCTCATCGTAGAGGGTAACCCCCGGCGTAAGCGTGTGGGAAGGCGTGCCGCCCTCATCGTGGAATCTTTCCTGGAATCGTGCACCAGGGGGCTTTGCCCCCCGGACCCCCCACGACGAAGATAGGGACGGGGCGGCGATGGAGCGAGGTATCAACCAGTTCTCCTGTCTGAATATGGGAGATCAATCGACGAGAAATTTTCATCGCGTATGCCTGAGCCCCGGGTTCATGCTCAATTCTGCACAGCCCCATCCATAGCAATTTTTCATGCGGTATGCCCGAGGCGTGCTTTCGCATCATGCCTGCCCCACGGAGCAAAAAAAGATAAAAGGTGACGGTTCAGTCCCTCTTCCCGGCACGCTGCCGGTCCTTCTCCTCATACCCCTCGCGCAGCAGGGTCATGAGGTCCTTGACCGGGAGCGTCGTGTGTTCGGAGATATGATACTCGCAGAACGGGCAGCACGAGACGACCATCCCGGCCCCACTCGCCTCGAAGGCCTCGCCGCGCCGGTCCCCGAGGGCCGCCGCCACTTCGGGCCTGCCAGAACGCACCCCGCCGCCTGAACCGCAGCACTGGTTCGGGGTCTCGACGAACCGCTCGACCACCGTTCTGAGGAGAGCACGCGGCTCCTCGCTGATCCCCTGGCCACGGAGGAGGTGGCAGGGGTCGTGATAGGTGACGGTGAGCGGGAGCTTTGCCGGCGCCTCGCACCCGTATTTTGCGAGCACCTCCGTGGCGTCCATCACCTTGAACGGCGTTTTGTAGTCGTTCTTGAGTGTCGACCCGCACCCGGCGCACATCGTCATCACAAGATCGATATCGCGGGTCCTGAATGCCTCGATGTTGCGGCGCTTGAGATAGTCGATGAACTCCGTCTGGCCGGTCCTGATCAGGGGCGAACCACAACAGACCTGCTCGTGCGGGATGATCACCCTGATGCCGTTTCGCCGCATCACGGCAAGCATGTCAAGTGCCGTCTCAGGGAGGCGGCCGTTGTACATGCAGCCCACGAAGAACCCGACCGTCCCCTTCACCTCGCCCTCGGGTTCGATCACTGCCGGCACCTGCTCGAGGAGCGTCGGTTTCGTCCGGTCCACACTCCGGCCGGTCTGCCTGACCATCTCGGCCACCGTCGTATGGCGCGGGAGGGCAAGGCCCTGCCTCGCCGCCACCTCGCGGAGTTTCTCGATCGCCTTGCCCGGGATCTGGATCTCCTTGGGGCAGACGATCCGGCACTGCTGGCAGGAGGTGCAGGCGAAAAGCCCCCTCTCCACCGCTTCGCCCGCCCGCTCGCCGGTGTCGCGCGGGTCGAGGGCCAGGCGGAGTTCCTGACGCATCGCCGTCGGCCCCGCGAACTCAGAGACCTTCAGCGCTGGACAGACCGAGACGCAGGACATGCACTCGATGCACTCGCGCAGCGGTTTGATCGCCTCGATCTCGGCCTGTGTCGGGAACGTCTCACACTCGGCCGGGGTGATGGAGGTGAACCGGCCCAGGTACGGCGCCAGGTCCACTTCCAGATCCCGGGTCACCGGGAGGTCGAGGGGCTCGACGACCATCCCGTCGCGGGCCTCGGTCAGGCACGCCAGGCCGGGCGCGCCGTCCACCTTTACCGCACAGCTCCCGCACTGCCCGGCGCCGCAGCACCAGCGGTAGGCGAGCGTCGGGTCCATGGCATGAACGGCATGGAGGGCGTGGAGAACCCGCGCCCCGTCGTGGACCTCGACGGTATACTCTTCAAGGCGCGGCTGACTGTCGGTCTCCGGGTCAAAGCGCGAGACCTGAAACGTGATCTCTTTCATGGCTCTCTCTCCTCGATGGACGCTCCCTGCAGACTGATCCTGGTGTGGCCATACGGTGAGTGGGCCGGATCCCAGTCCTGGGAGACATCGGTCCGGTAATGGGCCCCGCGGCTTTCGGGCCGCAGGAGGGCCGAACGGACGATGAGCAGGGCTGTGGTGCAGAGGTTCTGGACGCCGCAGCATTCGATGAGGTTGCGTTCAGACACCGCCCGGATCGGGGCGGTGAGCAGACCTTCGACGACCCGCTCTGTCGTCTGCAGTGCGGTTGCGTCCCGCCGGATCCCGGCGCCGTCCCACATCGCACGCTGGAGGTGTTCCCGCACCCAGGTCGGCGAGGACTCGCCCTCGGAGAAGGCGGCGAGCCGTTCTTCCTGCGCTGCCACCTGGACCCGGTCGAGGGCTTTCGTCCGCTCGGGTGCCTTTCCGGCCGCTTCGCCGGCCCGCTTCCCGAAGACCTGGGTCTCGGCCAGGGCGTTGCCGCCGAGGCGGTTGGCGCCGTGGACCCCGCCGGCGGTCTCGCCGCAGGCGAAGAGCCCGGCCACGCTCGTCTGGCAGTGAGGGGTGATCCGCAGCCCGCCCATCACATGGTGGGCGGTGGGGGCGACCTCCATCGCCTCGGTCCTGATGTCCACACCGTACCTGAGGAACTGGGAGAGCATCAGCGGAAGCCGCTCCTCGATCTGGCTGGCCGGCAGATGGGTGACGTCCAGCCAGACGCCGTCGTGGGAGGTCCCTCGTCCCTCCAGCACCTCGGTGGCGATCGCACGCGCCACCACGTCGCGGGTGGAGAGTTCCATCCGTTCAGGGTCGTAGCGGTGCATGAACCGTTCGCCGTCTGCATTGACCAGATGACCGCCCTCTCCCCGCACCGCTTCGGTGACCAGCCGTCCCCTGGCGTCGTACGGATAGACCGCACCGGTCGGATGGAACTGGACCATCTCCATATCGATCAGGTCGGCGCCGGCGCGGTACCCGAGGGCGAAGCCGTCGCCGGTGCCGGTGCCCGAGTTGGTGGAGACATCGTAGACCCTCGACCCCCCGCCGGCCGCGAGGACGACGGCGTCGGCGCGGACCGCGATCATCTCGCCTTTTTTGTCCAGGGCCAGGGCGCCGCAGACCCGGTCCCCGTCTATGAGCAGTTCAATCGCGGCCGTCTCCTCCAGTCGCTCGACACCGCTCCCGCGCAGCCGCTCCATCAGGGTGGCCATGATCTCGTGGCCGGTCCGGTCGCCCGCGTAGCAGGTCCGCGGGAAGGACTGGCCGCCGAAGGAGCGCTGGGCCACCTCGTGGTCGGCCGAGGCGTCAAAGACCGCACCCCATCTCACCAGGTCGGCGAGGCGCGCGGGGGCGTCGTGGACCAGCGCCTCGACCAGGGCCGGGTCGTTGAGGTACGCTCCTCCGCGGAGCGTGTCGCCTACATGGAGGTCGCAGGTATCGTCGTCTTTGAGGACGGCGTTGTAGCCGCCCTCGGCCATCGTTGTACAGCCGCCCTTCCCGGTGAGGCTCTTGGAAAGGAGGACCGTCTCACCGTATCGGTCGGCCTCGATCGCCGCCCTCACTCCGGCGCCGCCACTCCCGATTACGAGGACATGGCAGTCGATCACGTCCAGCGCGCGCATTCACTTATTACGTGGGCGGTGTCAGTACATAAATAACATCGTGTGGGATCAGAGAGAGTGAGCCAGAAATGAGGCTTGTAATGAAATTCGGAGGCACATCTGTCGGTGATGCCGAGTCAATCGCCCGTGTGGTCGATATCCTTGCCCGGTACCATGCCGAGGGGCACGAACTCGCCGTCGTCGTCTCGGCCATGTCCGGCGTGACCGACCGGCTCCACGCCATCGCTGCAGAGGCCGAATCCAGCGTAGAAGAACCCCAGATTGCCGCATTTATCCAGGCACTGCGGGCAAAGCATATGAAGGCCCTTGAGGCCGTCGCACCCTCCCAGGTTGAAGAGGTCGGCGCCGTCATCGACGAACGGCTCTGGAAACTCGAGCATATTCTCACGGCGGTCCACGTCCTCCACGAGTTGACCCGCCGTTCCAAGGACTATATTGTCAGTTACGGCGAGCGTCTCTCGTCGGTGATCGTGAGCGCGGCCCTGCGTGAACGGGGTATGCCGTCGGTCGCCCTCGACGGGTGCGAGGCCGGGCTTCTCACCACCGACCGGCACGGCGACGCCCTGGTCCTCCCGTCCAGCGACGCGAGGATCAACAGCCGTGTTCTCCCCCTCCTGATGGACACAGTCCCGGTGATCACGGGATATATGGGCTGCACGCCCGAGGGGATCGTCACCACCTTGGGCCGGAGTGGTTCGGACTACTCGGGAGCGGTGATCGGCCGCGGGATCGATGCCGACGAGGTCTGGATCTGGACCGACGTCGACGGCGTGCTGACCTCGGACCCGCGGGCGATCGAGAACGTGCGCGTGCTGCCCTACATCAGTTACCGGGAAGCGATGGAACTCTCGTATTTCGGGGCGAAGGTGCTTCACCCGAAGTCCATCGAGCCGGCGATGGAGAAGGACATCATCGTGCGGGTGAAGAACACCTTCAACCCCGACCATCCAGGCACGGTGGTGCGCCGGCAGGAGAACCGCGAGAAGCGGGTGGTGAAGGCGGTCACGCACATCGACCGGGTGGCCCTGGTCAATGTCAACGGGGTGCAGATGGTCGGGCGGCCCGGGACGGCGAAGGAGATCTTCTCGCTCCTCGGGGACGCTGGGGTGAACGTGATGATGATCTCGCAGGCGTCGTCGCAGGCGAACATCTCGATGATCATCGAGGAGGCCGACCTGGCCGTGGCACAGGACGTCCTTTCCGGCCCGGTGAAGGCCGGGCTGGTGCGGGAGGTCACGGCAGACCGGAATGTCGTGGCCGTGGCGGTCGTGGGTGCCGGGATGGCCGGCACGCCCGGGATCTCGGGCCGCATCTTCACGGCGCTCGGGAACGAAGGGATCAACGTGATGATGATCTCGCAGGGGTCGTCCGAGGTGAATGTTTCCTTTGTGGTGAAACAGCAGGAGCACCATCGGGCGCTGCAGGTGCTGCACGACGAGTTCAGGCTTTCAGAGGAATGTGACGATGAGTAATACTACAGAAGGATATGCGGCGGCCGGAGTGGACATCGACCTCGAGGCGGCAGGGGTAAAGACGCTGATCGAGCAGTTGACCTTCCGGCGGTCGGGGGCGTTCCAGACGATCGGGAAGAGCGGGCATTTCGCCGGGCTGGTGGAGTTCGGCGATATGGCCCTGGCCCTGGCGGTCGACGGCGTCGGGACGAAGATGCTGGTGGCCGACGCCCTGGAGGACTGGTCGACGGTGGGCATCGACTGCATCGCGATGAATGTCAACGACCTCTTTGTGATGAATATCGAGCCGGTGGCGTTCGTGGACTATATCGCGTGCAGCGAGATTTCGCTGGACAAGATGCGCCAGATCGGGCAGGGGCTCAACGAAGGTGCCCGCCTGGCCAACATGAACATCGTCGGCGGGGAGACGGCGACGCTGAAGGGCCTGGTCACCGGTCTCGACCTGGCCGGGACGTGTCTCGGAGTCCAGCAGAAGGACCGGATCGTCACCGGCGAGCAGGTGACACCCGGCGACCTGATCGTGGGCGTGCCCTCGACGGGTGTCCACTCGAACGGCTACACCCTGGCCCGAAAGGTCGCCCTGGAACACGGCGGCTTCGACCTTTTCCTCCCGTCCGGCCGGACGGTGGGCGAGGCCCTCCTCACGCCGACCAGGATCTACCGGGAGGCGCTGGACGCCGCGGCGGCCTGCGAGGTCCATGGGATGTGCCATATCACCGGCGGGGGTCTCTTGAACTTCACCCGTCTCTCAAACTTTGGGTTCGATATCACCGATCCCCTGCCGGTCCCCGAGATCCTCGCATGGGTCGGGGAGCAGGGCGGGATCGCCGAGGCCGAGATGTACCGGACCTTCAACATGGGTATGGGCTACGCCTTCGTCATCCCTGAGGAGAGTCTGCCGGCCCTCAAGCAGGTGGTGCCCGACGCCGAGGTGGCCGGAGTGGTGGTGCCCGAGGCGGGTGCGTACCTCCGGGGCGAGCAGATCCGGTAAAATATTTTCATACTTTTTTTGGTGCGGGAAGGGCGGCAACTCCATCTTCATGTACGTTGATTGTGCCTTCCCGGCCCTATCGTCATCCCGGGGGTTCCGGGGGCAGAGCCTCCGGCGTGTGTGGTAGAGGAAAGCGGATGATCAGGCGTCCCGCCCCCTATCCCTGGATCTGTTCTACCGCCTCGCGAGAGGATAGAGCGGGGGACGGCACGGTTTGGTGTGCTCCTCTGAGAAGGGATCGCTCCTCTCCTTTTCCGGGGTCTACCTTCGGGGTCGCGACGGCGGGAAAGGTGAGGTGATCAGAAGGGCACGCCCCCAGTGCAGAATCTTCACCGCTCTTTCGTGTCAGGAGATTCCCCTCGTTCTCCTGAGCAAAAAAGAAGAAAAAAAATTACTCGGTCTCCAGATGACTCTGGACACTCCCGTTCACGAACTCGACCTTTCGGCAGGCGCACTCCTCGCCCGCCACCGCAACCGGGTACTCGCCGGTCAGGCACGCCGTGCAGAGGTCGCCGATATCGATCCCGATCGCGTCCACCATCTTGCAGAGCGGCACATGATAGAGCGAATCAGCGTGGATCTGCTTGCGCACCTCCTCGGTCGACCGTTTGTGCGCGATCAGTTCGGTCCTCGTCGGGAAGTCCACGCCCAGATAACAGGGGGCGACGATCGGGGGCGAACCCACCCTCAGATGAACCTCCTTCGCCCCGGCGTCCCTGACGATATCGATGAGCCGCCGCGAGGTCGTCCCCCGCACCACCGAGTCGTCGATGAGCACCACCGACTTGCCTTCCACGTGCTTTCGGATCGGGTTGAGCTTGATCCGCACGGCATTCTCCCGCATCTGCTGGTTGGGCATGATGAAGGTCCGGCCCATATACCGGTTCTTCATCAGACCCTCCAGGTACGGCGTCCCTGATTCTGTGGAATACCCGATCGCATACGCCGTCCCCGAGTCTGGGACCGGTGCCACAATATCGGCATCCGCCGGCCCACCCCTGGCAAGATCCTCGCCAATTTTGCGGCGCACGTCGTAGACCAGCGTCCCGTCGATGACCGAGTCGGCCCTGGCGAAATAGACGTACTCGAACATGCAGTGGGCCCTCCGGTCGGAGACCGCGATCTGCGTCGACCTGACCCCCGTCTCCGTGATCGTGACGAGTTCGCCGGGCCGCACGTCCCGCAGGAACGTTCCGTTGAGGGCGTCGATCGCCACACTCTCCGACGCCACGATGTGGCCATCCTTTGTCTTGCCCAGACAGAGGGGCTTGATCCCCAGGGGATCGCGGAAAGCGTACAGCGTCTCGTCGAGCATCAGCACGATCGAGTACGACCCCCGCAGGAGTCGCATCGCCGTTGCCACAGCGTCCTCTACCGAACCGGAGGTGCGGATCTCGTGGGCGATGATCGTTGCGATCACCTCGGAATCGGTGCTTGTACAGAAGATCTGCCCGTCACGCTCGTACTGCGCCCGCAGCGCATCGGTGTTCACCAGGTTCCCGTTGTGCGCCAGAGAGATGGTCTGGTCACGGAAGACAAAATTGAATGGCTGGATATTTTCCGGCAGATTCGCACCGGTTGTCGGATACCTGACATGCCCGATCCCGACGGTCCCCTTGAGCTCCTGAAGAATCGATTCATCAAAGACCTCGGCCACCAGTCCCTTGCCCTTGTGGACATAGGGCCGGTGGTCAAAAGTGGACATGCCCGCACTCTCCTGCCCGCGGTGCTGGAGAGCGTACAGGGCATAATACAACGGGAAAGAGACACCGCCAGCATCCACGATGCCAACGATCCCACACATATTCAGACTACCTTAATGAGTTGGTACTTTGGGGCGTTTGGTCGTCCACTTGTAGCTGCTCATCTTCTTGCTCCGGCCAAAGCCACAGGCCGAGCATACCTTGTGCTTGGCATGGAAGGATTTCTTTCCACACCTGCGGCAGGTGATGTGGCTGTTCTTCTGCCGCTTACCCATCGATGGTGTACCTTTTGACATGAACGCTCACCGTACTTATTCAACTGAAGGAGATATATAGATCACATTGTCTCCACGGACGATCACTGTGCCGTGTTTCTCCACCGAGCCTTCGACTTCTTCCTCGGCCCGGTCAAGGACGAGGTTCAGGTGGACATCGTACCCCTGCAGGATCCCGCGGATCTCACGCCCGCCTTTAAGAGCGATAATGACCGGCTGGCCGTTGAGTACCTGATCCAGAATCTCCAGTGGTCTTTTTGTCATGGTAATTACCCTTTGACCCGTTTAAGAGTACCATACATGCGAGGGGAATCTACTTAAATATACCGCGGCGAACCATTTAATGAGAGATACAGGGTATTGTGGTTGGCTATGGGGGATATTCAGGTTAAAAAAAGACACAGCATCAAGAAATCTGTGGCGACGCAGCTCAAGAAGGCGCTTGAAGCGGAGATCGGGGTCGATGCAGCACTCTTCGACGCAAAGACGATCGAAGTCGTCGAGACCGACTCGGTGTTCACGATCTATCTGGTGGAGAAGAAGCCGCTGCTGATGGAGTTCGAGGGTCGGATCTTCCCCACAGTGCGGGGTGCGGTCGAGCGGCCCTTCGAGGCGAGGAGGGTGACGGTCGACATGGGCGCCGTACCCTTCGTGATGAACGGCGCCGATATCATGCGGCCGGGGGTGGTCAACGCTACGCCCGACGTCAGGAAAGATGCACCCTGCATCATCGCCGAGGAACGATACGGCAAACCACTGGCCGTCGGGATCGCCCTCTATGACGGGGCCGACCTGCTGGCCCAGGAGAAAGGGAAGGTCGTCAGGACGGTCCACCGGGTAGGGGACAGCATCTGGAACCTTGAACTCTGAACGCGATTTGGATACCATTAAATAAATTCCATTCTAGAGTTGTTTTCATGGGAAAATTCCTCGAATCCATTATGGGCAGGAGCGCGCCTCCGAGGCAGGACGACTATATGGACCTCGACCTCAGCACCTTTGAGGGTGCGACGCACGACGAGCCGGCGTCGATGTACGTGAAGGTCGCCCAGATCACCGATATCAAGGACACCCCCCGCGTGAAAGACGAAGTCTACAACGGCAACCTGGTCGTCGTGGACATCACCCGCCTGAAGCTGGACAAGATCATGTACGAGCGGGTGCTCAAGGACCTCCGCGAGGTGGCGAATGATGTCAACGGCGATATCATCGGCCTCGGCGAGCAGCAGTACGTGATCATCACTCCCATGTCGGTACGGATCTCCAGGGAGAAGATCGGAGGACTGTAGTGCGCACCGTGCTTCGTGCCCCCTGCCCGGTCTGCAGAGAGGAGATCGAATATATCTATCAGACCGAGGAGATCCCGTACTTTTCTGAAATCCTCATCGAGAGTGCAAACTGTCCGTGTGGCTGGCGGATGAGCGACGCCTTCATCATGCGGGAAGGCGTGCCGGGGAGGGACGAGTTGACGGTCTCGGGCGAAGAGGATCTCTCGGTGCGGGTGGTGCGAGGCTCGGCCGGGACGATCGAGGTGCCCGAACTGGGAATCGAGATCAAGCCCGGCCCGGCCGCTGAGGCCTTCATCAGCAATGTCGAAGGGGTGCTCGACCGGATCGATGCCGTCCTGGAGATCGCTCTCAGGACGGCGGGGGCCGAGGAGCGGGAACGGTGCCTGGCGATCAGGGACCGGATCGCGGCGGTGAAGCGCGGCGAGGATCGGGTCACGCTGATCATCGAGGACCCGACCGGGAACTCGGCGCTGATCCGCAACCCCGAAGACGGTTGTGAATAACCGTTCATCTTTTTTGCCCGGGCCGGATGGAGTCTTTTTCCGGACCAAATGAAGAGGTTAAGGCTCTGTAGAATTGGGTATGAGACGATATCGCGCCTCAAGCATACGGGATGAAAATATCATACCAGAACTGGATCGATTCTTGTTCCTCCTCCTTACGAACGAGGAACGGATCGAAGTCGAGCACCCTGCCGGCCCTCGGTTATCCTCGTCGTGGGGTGTCCGGGGGGTGCAACCCCTCGGTGCACGATTCTAGGAACGATTCTACGATGAGGGCGGCACGCCTGATCATCATGCCTTCCCACACCCTTGCGCCGGTGGCACTGCTCTCGGACTCCTCTCTGCCCTGATATGCGACTGGAAGGATTGTATGAAGTACGCGGGTGATCGGCGGTGTCACTCTGGCAGAACTGTGAAGTTCTCTACAAAGCGGATGAATCGAAAAGTAGCGAAGGATGGATTTGAACCATCGGTCTACGGGTTATGGGCCCGTCGGGATCTCCTGACTACCCCACCTCGCTATCCGGGAAAAGCAGCATTTCATAATGAGAAAAGTAGCGAGGGATGGATTTGAACCATCGATCTACGGGTTATGAGCCCGTCGGGATCTCCTGACTACCCCACCTCGCTATGCTGTGGGGTATAATCTCTGTTCCGTTTCTATATATAATTTTCTTGCATGCCTGGAGACAGATAGATTATTCTGGACGTCTCATTCCGGATCATGGACGAAGATCTTGAGATGATCAGACAACGCAAGCAGGAAGCACTGGCGGCACGCATCGCCGCCCTCAGGCAGGGGGTGATCAGGGTCGACGACCTCTCCCTCGCCGACACGGTCCGGGAACATCCTCTTCTGGTTGTCGACTTCTCGGCCGAATGGTGCGGTCCCTGTCAGCGTCTCGCCCCGATCTTCGAGGCCCTTGCCGCCGAATTCGCCGGTACCGTCACCTTCGCCACCTGCGACATCGACGAGTCGCATGGGGTCGCCTCCTCCTTCGGCGTCCAGGTGGTCCCGACTATCGTCTTCTTCTCACACGGTCGGGCGGTTGGACGACTCACCGGTGCGCTGCCCGCCGACGTCCTCCGCGCCAATGTCACAAAAATGTTCGGGCTATCTGAATAACCCTTTTTTTGCAGTCAGTCCGCTGAGTTTTGCGGCCAGGATAAAGTCGGTCCGCGTCAGTCCGCCGCAGGCGTAATTGTACCACAGGACGTCGACGTGGCGGTACTGCGAGAGGACGATGTCAGGGAAGTGGTTCGCGCCGCTCTTCGATCCGATCTCGATGACCAGGTTGATGAACGCGGCAGCCTCTCCGACGGTCCGGAAGGAGAACCTCCTCCATAGTCTCCCGTTCTCCAGTGTCCACCCCGGCACCTCGGGAAGGAGTGCAAGCATCTCCCGCCTGGTGAGCGGTGCCGACCCGGGTTCCACCGGCACGGCTGTCTCTGCGCTGAGAGGCATGCTCCTGCCTGCTCGTCCTGAGATATAAAGGTTGTTATGGTGGGAGACCGCACCAATTCAGTGTGTCGTCAGTCTACGCCGCCCTTCACCCTACGCTCAAGAACGTGCTCGCCCATCGCCTCGGCTGGACCGATCTCCGCCCGGTTCAGGAGGAGGCGTGCCGCGCCGCCGCCGAGGGGGCCGACCTTCTGGTCGTCGCCGGCACCGCAGGTGGCAAGACCGAGGCCGCCCTCATTCCGGTCGTCGACGCCGCGCTCAAAGGCGGGTACCCCGGCGTCGTCTGCCTCTGCCTCTTCCCGCTCAAGGCCCTCATCAACGACCAGGCGGCCAGGGTGGAGGAGTTCTGCACCCCGGCCGGACTCTCGGTCACCAGGTGGCACGGCGACGTCGGCCGCGGGGAACGCTCCTGGGCGGGGGGCGACCCGCCCCATCTCCTTCTCACCACCCCCGAGTCCCTGGAGGTGATCCTTCTGGACAAAGGGCTCAGGACCGCCCTGAAGAATCTCAGGTTTGTCATCGTCGACGAACTCCATGCTTTCGCCGGCGATCTGCGGGGCGTACAGGTCAGGTGTCTCCTCGACCGCCTCGACGAGGTGGCCGGGCGACCGTTGCAGCGGATCGGCCTTTCGGCGACGGTCGGCAACCCCGACGAGATCCTCGACTGGTTCTCCGGGCCGGGCCGCCGGCGCCGGATCGTCGCCGTTCCCGCACCGCCGGGGAAGAAGCAGTTCTCGTTCACGGTCGCCCGTGACCGCGAAGAACGTGCCCGTGCCGTCGCTCGCCTCGTCGCCGGGCAGCGGGCCCTCGTCTTTGTCGGCAGCAGGAGCCAGGCCGAAGGCCTTGCCGGAGATCTGGCCGATAAGGTGGAGCGCCTCTCGGTCCACCA
Encoded proteins:
- the purF gene encoding amidophosphoribosyltransferase, translating into MCGIVGIVDAGGVSFPLYYALYALQHRGQESAGMSTFDHRPYVHKGKGLVAEVFDESILQELKGTVGIGHVRYPTTGANLPENIQPFNFVFRDQTISLAHNGNLVNTDALRAQYERDGQIFCTSTDSEVIATIIAHEIRTSGSVEDAVATAMRLLRGSYSIVLMLDETLYAFRDPLGIKPLCLGKTKDGHIVASESVAIDALNGTFLRDVRPGELVTITETGVRSTQIAVSDRRAHCMFEYVYFARADSVIDGTLVYDVRRKIGEDLARGGPADADIVAPVPDSGTAYAIGYSTESGTPYLEGLMKNRYMGRTFIMPNQQMRENAVRIKLNPIRKHVEGKSVVLIDDSVVRGTTSRRLIDIVRDAGAKEVHLRVGSPPIVAPCYLGVDFPTRTELIAHKRSTEEVRKQIHADSLYHVPLCKMVDAIGIDIGDLCTACLTGEYPVAVAGEECACRKVEFVNGSVQSHLETE
- a CDS encoding 50S ribosomal protein L37e, with the protein product MSKGTPSMGKRQKNSHITCRRCGKKSFHAKHKVCSACGFGRSKKMSSYKWTTKRPKVPTH
- a CDS encoding LSM domain-containing protein, which encodes MTKRPLEILDQVLNGQPVIIALKGGREIRGILQGYDVHLNLVLDRAEEEVEGSVEKHGTVIVRGDNVIYISPSVE
- a CDS encoding RNA-binding protein translates to MGDIQVKKRHSIKKSVATQLKKALEAEIGVDAALFDAKTIEVVETDSVFTIYLVEKKPLLMEFEGRIFPTVRGAVERPFEARRVTVDMGAVPFVMNGADIMRPGVVNATPDVRKDAPCIIAEERYGKPLAVGIALYDGADLLAQEKGKVVRTVHRVGDSIWNLEL
- a CDS encoding cell division protein SepF, coding for MGKFLESIMGRSAPPRQDDYMDLDLSTFEGATHDEPASMYVKVAQITDIKDTPRVKDEVYNGNLVVVDITRLKLDKIMYERVLKDLREVANDVNGDIIGLGEQQYVIITPMSVRISREKIGGL
- a CDS encoding ZPR1 zinc finger domain-containing protein yields the protein MRTVLRAPCPVCREEIEYIYQTEEIPYFSEILIESANCPCGWRMSDAFIMREGVPGRDELTVSGEEDLSVRVVRGSAGTIEVPELGIEIKPGPAAEAFISNVEGVLDRIDAVLEIALRTAGAEERERCLAIRDRIAAVKRGEDRVTLIIEDPTGNSALIRNPEDGCE
- a CDS encoding thioredoxin family protein, which encodes MDEDLEMIRQRKQEALAARIAALRQGVIRVDDLSLADTVREHPLLVVDFSAEWCGPCQRLAPIFEALAAEFAGTVTFATCDIDESHGVASSFGVQVVPTIVFFSHGRAVGRLTGALPADVLRANVTKMFGLSE
- a CDS encoding 4a-hydroxytetrahydrobiopterin dehydratase, with the protein product MPLSAETAVPVEPGSAPLTRREMLALLPEVPGWTLENGRLWRRFSFRTVGEAAAFINLVIEIGSKSGANHFPDIVLSQYRHVDVLWYNYACGGLTRTDFILAAKLSGLTAKKGLFR